The Xanthomonas sp. DAR 34887 genome has a segment encoding these proteins:
- a CDS encoding chemotaxis protein CheW translates to MTAQESPVPFGDADLAPNQFLTFLLGKEMFGVGILGIKEIIEYRTPTDVPMMPPALRGVINLRGAVVPVVDLQQRFGRDASEVTKRTCIVIVEVANGNERQVLGLLVDAVSEVLEIAAEDIAPAPAFGAGIRRDFIHGMGKVGERFVILLDADAALSTQEFVAMAGIESGVEEGMAA, encoded by the coding sequence ATGACCGCACAAGAATCGCCCGTGCCGTTCGGCGACGCCGATCTCGCTCCCAACCAGTTCCTGACCTTCCTGCTCGGCAAGGAGATGTTCGGCGTCGGCATCCTCGGCATCAAGGAAATCATCGAGTACCGCACGCCGACCGACGTGCCGATGATGCCGCCGGCATTGCGCGGGGTGATCAACCTGCGCGGCGCGGTGGTGCCGGTGGTGGACCTGCAACAGCGTTTCGGCCGCGACGCCAGCGAGGTCACCAAGCGCACCTGCATCGTCATCGTCGAAGTCGCCAACGGCAACGAGCGCCAGGTGCTGGGGCTGCTGGTGGACGCGGTCAGCGAAGTGCTGGAGATCGCCGCCGAAGACATCGCCCCGGCCCCGGCGTTCGGCGCCGGCATTCGCCGCGATTTCATCCACGGCATGGGCAAGGTCGGCGAGCGCTTCGTCATCCTGCTCGATGCCGATGCGGCGCTGTCCACCCAGGAGTTCGTCGCCATGGCCGGCATCGAGTCGGGTGTCGAGGAAGGCATGGCCGCCTGA
- a CDS encoding methyl-accepting chemotaxis protein, translating to MKIATRIGLGFGLVLLLMLGMGGFAMLQMSKINASSTDIAGNWLPSVRNIQEMNAGFTQLRLYELQHVITENPAEMQDYDARMQRTVESFGKSRQSYVKLISSSEERALYEEFSAKFDRYMALHNRVLDLSRQLKTKEALALLNGEQREIYRGTADTLTKLVALNVKGGDAASAAADTLYASSRTLIAVAIAIALLLGVVVSVFIVRILSRLLGGEPAYVAEIANKVAQGDLALEVQVRANDSGSALYAMRSMVERLKLVIDGQRRVVQAANRGDFSEQVTLDGLAGFQREMGQGLNELVVTTGDSIRDVVRVMGAMAEGDLTQSIDKSYDGAYAEMKNYVNDTIARLSQVVNEVNGSAESLASASEEVSATAQSLSQAASEQAAGVEETSASLEQMTASIAQNTENAKVTDGMASKASSQALDGGESVRATVHAMKQIAQKIGIIDDIAYQTNLLALNAAIEAARAGEHGKGFAVVAAEVRKLAERSQIAAQEIGDVAGSSVELAENAGKLLEEMVPSIKRTSDLVQEITAASEEQTSGVSQINSAVSQLNQTTQQAASNSEELAATAEEMSGQAEQLQQLMSFFKLAGAAPARRAAASSARRPQPQPPRAAARKPSGRFAESRLALAGGMPDEAHFETF from the coding sequence ATGAAAATCGCAACGCGCATCGGCCTGGGCTTCGGCCTGGTACTGCTGCTCATGCTCGGCATGGGCGGCTTCGCCATGCTGCAAATGTCCAAGATCAACGCATCGTCCACCGACATTGCCGGCAACTGGCTGCCCAGCGTGCGCAACATCCAGGAGATGAATGCCGGCTTCACCCAGCTGCGCCTGTACGAACTGCAGCACGTCATTACCGAGAACCCGGCCGAGATGCAGGACTACGACGCGCGCATGCAGCGCACCGTCGAAAGCTTCGGCAAGAGCCGACAGAGCTACGTCAAACTGATCTCCTCGTCCGAAGAGCGCGCGCTGTACGAGGAATTCTCGGCCAAGTTCGACCGCTACATGGCGCTGCACAATCGCGTGCTCGATCTGTCTCGCCAGCTCAAGACTAAGGAGGCACTGGCATTGCTCAACGGCGAGCAGCGCGAGATCTACCGCGGCACCGCCGACACGCTGACCAAGCTTGTCGCCCTCAACGTCAAGGGCGGCGACGCGGCCAGTGCCGCCGCCGACACGTTGTATGCCTCGTCGCGGACGCTGATCGCGGTGGCGATCGCGATCGCGCTGCTGCTCGGCGTGGTGGTATCCGTGTTCATCGTGCGCATCCTCAGCCGACTGCTCGGCGGCGAGCCGGCCTACGTCGCCGAGATCGCCAACAAGGTGGCGCAGGGCGACCTGGCGCTGGAAGTACAGGTGCGCGCCAACGACAGCGGCAGCGCGCTGTACGCGATGCGCAGCATGGTCGAGCGGCTGAAGCTGGTCATCGACGGCCAACGCCGCGTGGTCCAGGCCGCCAACCGCGGCGACTTCTCCGAACAGGTCACGCTGGACGGCCTGGCCGGCTTCCAGCGCGAGATGGGCCAGGGCTTGAACGAGCTGGTCGTCACCACCGGCGACAGCATCCGCGACGTGGTGCGGGTGATGGGCGCGATGGCCGAGGGCGACCTGACCCAGAGCATCGACAAGTCCTACGATGGCGCCTATGCGGAGATGAAGAACTACGTCAACGACACCATCGCGCGCCTGTCGCAGGTGGTCAACGAGGTCAACGGCAGCGCCGAATCCCTGGCCAGCGCCTCGGAGGAAGTCAGCGCCACCGCGCAGTCGCTGAGCCAGGCGGCCAGCGAGCAGGCCGCCGGTGTGGAGGAAACCAGCGCCTCGCTGGAGCAGATGACCGCCTCGATCGCGCAGAACACCGAGAACGCCAAAGTCACCGACGGCATGGCCAGCAAGGCCTCCAGCCAGGCGCTGGACGGCGGCGAGTCGGTCCGCGCCACGGTGCACGCGATGAAGCAGATCGCGCAGAAGATCGGCATCATCGACGACATCGCCTACCAGACCAACCTGCTGGCGCTGAACGCGGCGATCGAGGCCGCGCGCGCCGGCGAACACGGCAAGGGCTTCGCCGTGGTCGCCGCGGAAGTGCGCAAGCTGGCCGAACGCAGCCAGATCGCCGCGCAGGAGATCGGCGACGTCGCCGGCTCCAGCGTCGAACTGGCCGAGAACGCCGGCAAGCTGCTCGAGGAGATGGTGCCGTCGATCAAGCGCACCTCCGACCTGGTGCAGGAGATCACCGCCGCTTCCGAGGAACAGACCTCCGGCGTGAGCCAGATCAACAGCGCGGTCAGCCAGCTCAACCAGACCACGCAGCAGGCCGCGTCCAACTCCGAGGAGCTGGCCGCCACCGCCGAGGAAATGAGCGGCCAGGCCGAGCAACTGCAGCAGCTGATGAGCTTCTTCAAGCTCGCCGGCGCGGCACCGGCGCGCCGTGCCGCCGCTTCCAGCGCGCGGCGGCCGCAACCGCAGCCGCCGCGTGCCGCTGCACGCAAGCCGTCGGGGCGTTTCGCCGAGAGCCGGCTCGCGCTGGCCGGTGGCATGCCCGACGAAGCCCATTTCGAAACCTTCTGA
- a CDS encoding methyl-accepting chemotaxis protein, translated as MSNATSLSAKLWTGCCVAALLPLAASVAGFALALPPGQVLALAVATAILGGAVLAYVAYAISRSLGIATTTLARFARGNFDVVMPTVRNDQACEILLALREVQSGVRLLSEEIGRMTREHDAGDIDVVIDGQRFEGEFRAIAEGINRMVGDHIATKKKAMACIAEFGRGNFQAPLERFPGKKAFINDTIEQVRRNLLGLIAQMNHMSAEHDAGDIDVTIDSARFDGDFRSMADGINRMVAGHIAVKKQSMACIAEFGRGNFDAPLQRFPGKKAFINDTVEQVRTNLRALIRDTDLLVDAAAAGRLDVRADASLHHGDFRRIVAGVNQTLDTVIGPIDEVRKVLKAIEDGDLTRTADVACQGQLKELCDSLNATVSRLAQVVGEVNVNAEALASASEQVSATAQSLSQAASEQAAGVEETSAALEQMSASIAQNTENAKVTDGMAAKASREASEGGEAVRSTVAAMKQIAQKIGIIDDIAYQTNLLALNAAIEAARAGEHGKGFAVVAAEVRKLAERSQIAAQEIGDVASSSVELAENAGKLLEQMVPSIRRTSDLVQEITAASEEQTSGVSQINGAVGQLNQTTQQAAANSEELAATAEEMSGQAEQLQQLMGFFRTNYLAPARRPVGVARTGGGRKAAAHARPRTYGEAGLALVTAPDELHFDSF; from the coding sequence ATGTCCAACGCCACCTCACTCTCCGCAAAGCTATGGACTGGCTGCTGTGTCGCCGCGCTGCTGCCCCTGGCAGCCAGCGTGGCCGGTTTCGCGCTGGCGCTGCCGCCAGGCCAGGTGCTGGCACTGGCCGTCGCCACGGCGATCCTGGGCGGCGCGGTGCTCGCTTACGTGGCGTATGCGATCTCGCGCTCGCTGGGCATCGCCACCACCACCCTGGCGCGCTTCGCCCGCGGCAACTTCGACGTGGTGATGCCGACGGTGCGCAACGACCAGGCCTGCGAGATCCTGCTGGCGCTGCGCGAAGTGCAGTCGGGCGTGCGCCTGCTCAGCGAAGAGATCGGGCGCATGACCCGCGAACACGATGCCGGCGACATCGACGTGGTGATCGACGGTCAGCGTTTCGAAGGCGAGTTCCGCGCCATCGCCGAAGGCATCAACCGCATGGTCGGCGACCACATCGCGACCAAGAAGAAGGCCATGGCCTGCATCGCCGAGTTCGGCCGCGGCAACTTCCAGGCGCCGCTGGAGCGCTTCCCCGGCAAGAAGGCGTTCATCAACGACACCATCGAACAGGTGCGCCGCAACCTGCTGGGACTGATCGCGCAGATGAACCACATGTCCGCCGAGCACGACGCCGGCGATATCGACGTGACCATCGACAGCGCCCGCTTCGATGGCGACTTCCGCAGCATGGCCGACGGCATCAACCGCATGGTCGCCGGGCACATCGCGGTCAAGAAACAGTCGATGGCCTGCATCGCCGAGTTCGGCCGCGGCAACTTCGATGCACCGCTGCAGCGTTTCCCGGGCAAGAAGGCGTTCATCAACGACACCGTCGAACAGGTGCGCACCAACCTGCGCGCGCTGATCCGCGACACCGACCTGCTGGTCGACGCGGCCGCGGCCGGCCGCCTGGACGTGCGCGCCGATGCCAGCCTGCATCACGGCGACTTCCGCCGCATCGTCGCCGGCGTCAACCAGACCCTGGACACGGTGATCGGTCCGATCGACGAGGTGCGCAAGGTGCTCAAGGCGATCGAGGACGGCGACCTGACCCGCACCGCCGACGTCGCCTGCCAGGGCCAGCTGAAGGAACTGTGCGACAGCCTCAACGCCACCGTCTCGCGCCTGGCGCAGGTGGTCGGCGAGGTCAACGTCAACGCCGAGGCGCTGGCCAGCGCCTCCGAGCAGGTCAGCGCCACCGCGCAGTCGCTGAGCCAGGCGGCCAGCGAGCAGGCCGCCGGCGTTGAGGAAACCAGCGCGGCGCTGGAGCAGATGAGCGCGTCGATCGCGCAGAACACCGAGAACGCCAAGGTCACCGACGGCATGGCCGCCAAGGCCTCGCGCGAGGCCAGCGAGGGTGGCGAGGCGGTGCGCTCCACGGTCGCGGCGATGAAGCAGATCGCGCAGAAGATCGGCATCATCGACGACATCGCCTACCAGACCAACCTGCTGGCGCTGAACGCGGCGATCGAGGCCGCGCGCGCCGGCGAACACGGCAAGGGCTTCGCCGTGGTCGCCGCGGAAGTGCGCAAGCTGGCCGAGCGCAGCCAGATCGCCGCGCAGGAGATCGGCGATGTCGCCAGCTCCAGCGTCGAGCTGGCCGAGAACGCCGGCAAGCTGCTCGAGCAGATGGTGCCGTCGATCCGCCGCACCTCCGACCTGGTGCAGGAGATCACCGCCGCCTCCGAGGAACAGACCTCGGGCGTGAGCCAGATCAATGGCGCGGTCGGCCAACTCAACCAGACCACTCAGCAGGCCGCGGCCAATTCCGAGGAACTGGCCGCCACGGCCGAGGAAATGAGCGGCCAGGCCGAACAGCTGCAGCAGCTGATGGGCTTCTTCCGCACCAACTATCTGGCGCCGGCGCGCCGGCCGGTCGGCGTGGCGCGCACTGGCGGCGGCAGGAAAGCGGCCGCACACGCCCGGCCGCGCACCTACGGCGAGGCCGGGCTGGCGCTGGTGACCGCCCCGGACGAACTCCACTTCGACAGCTTTTGA
- a CDS encoding methyl-accepting chemotaxis protein: protein MVAGHIGVNKQAIDCVAEFGRGNFAAPLAAFPGKKAFINDTIEQVRRNLTGLIAEMRRMSDQHEAGEIDAVIDSAQFQGDFRGMAEGINRMVGGHIAVKKLALGVVAEFGRGNFDAPLAQLPGKKAFINDTIERVRGNFKQLIAEINRMSAEHDAGDIDVAIDTARLEGDFRAMGDGINRMVAAHIAVKKLAMGVVAEFGRGNFDAPLAQLPGKKAFINDTVEHVRGNFKHLIAEINRMSAEHDRGDIDVVIDTAKFEGDFGAMGNGINQMVAAHIAVKKLAMGVVAEFGRGNFDAPLAQLPGKKAFINDTIEQARGNLRSVGDVIKVMGAVAEGDLSCKVQGHYEGAFADMQRYVNATIDKLTGIVNEVNGNAATLASASEQLSATAQSLSQAASEQAAGVEETSASLEQMTASISQNSENAKVTDGMAAKASREAAESGEAVRATVAAMKEIARKISIIDDIAYQTNLLALNAAIEAARAGEHGKGFAVVAAEVRKLAERSQVAAHEIGDVAGSSVDLAESAGRLLDGMVPSIRRTSDLVQEISAASEEQTSGVGQINCAVGQLNQTTQQSAANAEELAATAEEVSSQAEQLQLLMNFFKTNPATAASVPTPLPRRTPAPVARAPRLRAFAGNSPAAARLDETAFETF from the coding sequence ATGGTCGCCGGGCACATCGGCGTGAACAAGCAGGCGATCGATTGCGTGGCCGAATTCGGCCGCGGCAATTTCGCCGCGCCGCTGGCCGCGTTCCCCGGCAAGAAGGCCTTCATCAACGACACCATCGAGCAGGTGCGCCGCAACCTGACCGGGCTGATCGCGGAAATGCGCCGGATGTCCGACCAGCACGAGGCCGGCGAGATCGACGCGGTCATCGACAGCGCGCAGTTCCAGGGCGATTTCCGCGGCATGGCCGAGGGCATCAACCGCATGGTCGGCGGGCACATCGCGGTCAAGAAACTGGCGCTGGGCGTGGTCGCCGAATTCGGCCGCGGCAACTTCGACGCGCCGCTGGCGCAATTGCCCGGCAAGAAGGCCTTCATCAACGACACCATCGAGCGCGTGCGCGGCAACTTCAAGCAGTTGATCGCCGAGATCAACCGCATGTCCGCCGAGCACGACGCCGGCGACATCGACGTGGCCATCGACACCGCCAGGCTGGAAGGCGACTTCCGCGCCATGGGCGACGGCATCAACCGGATGGTGGCCGCGCACATCGCGGTCAAGAAGCTGGCGATGGGCGTGGTCGCCGAGTTCGGCCGCGGCAACTTCGACGCACCGCTGGCGCAGCTGCCCGGCAAGAAGGCCTTCATCAACGACACCGTCGAACACGTGCGCGGCAACTTCAAGCACCTGATCGCCGAGATCAATCGCATGTCCGCCGAGCACGACAGGGGCGACATCGACGTGGTCATCGACACCGCCAAGTTCGAGGGCGACTTCGGCGCGATGGGCAACGGCATCAACCAGATGGTCGCCGCACACATCGCGGTCAAGAAACTGGCGATGGGCGTGGTCGCCGAGTTCGGCCGCGGCAACTTCGACGCGCCGCTGGCGCAGCTGCCCGGCAAGAAGGCCTTCATCAACGACACCATCGAGCAGGCGCGCGGCAACCTGCGCAGCGTCGGCGACGTGATCAAGGTGATGGGCGCGGTCGCCGAGGGCGACCTGAGCTGCAAGGTGCAGGGCCACTACGAAGGCGCCTTCGCCGACATGCAGCGCTACGTCAACGCCACCATCGACAAGCTCACCGGCATCGTCAACGAGGTCAACGGCAACGCCGCCACCCTGGCCAGCGCCTCCGAGCAGCTGTCGGCCACCGCGCAGTCGCTGAGCCAGGCGGCCAGCGAACAGGCGGCTGGCGTGGAGGAGACCAGTGCGTCGCTGGAGCAGATGACGGCCTCGATCTCGCAGAATTCCGAGAACGCCAAGGTCACCGACGGCATGGCCGCCAAGGCCTCGCGCGAAGCCGCCGAGAGCGGCGAAGCAGTGCGCGCCACGGTCGCGGCGATGAAGGAGATCGCCAGGAAGATCAGCATCATCGACGACATCGCCTACCAGACCAATCTGCTGGCGCTGAACGCGGCGATCGAGGCCGCGCGCGCCGGCGAGCACGGCAAGGGCTTCGCCGTGGTCGCCGCGGAAGTGCGCAAGCTGGCCGAGCGCAGCCAGGTCGCCGCGCACGAGATCGGCGACGTGGCCGGGTCCAGCGTGGACCTGGCGGAAAGCGCCGGGCGCCTGCTCGACGGGATGGTGCCGTCGATCCGCCGCACCTCCGACCTGGTGCAGGAGATCAGCGCCGCTTCCGAGGAACAGACCTCCGGCGTCGGCCAGATCAACTGCGCAGTGGGCCAGCTCAACCAGACCACGCAGCAATCGGCCGCCAACGCTGAAGAATTGGCCGCCACGGCCGAAGAAGTGAGTAGCCAGGCAGAACAACTGCAACTGCTCATGAACTTCTTCAAGACCAACCCGGCCACTGCCGCGTCCGTCCCGACCCCGTTGCCGCGGCGCACGCCAGCGCCGGTAGCGCGGGCGCCGCGCCTGCGCGCCTTCGCCGGCAACAGTCCGGCGGCGGCACGGCTGGACGAAACCGCGTTCGAAACGTTCTGA
- a CDS encoding chemotaxis protein CheA encodes MNLAKLLQTFIAESRELLEDMERNLLEAERGEAGPDAVNAIFRAAHTIKGSGGLFDLAQLVGFTHVVESVLDLVREHVVALDSELIQLMLACCDHIRALVEAAAGAKTDAAVLAAEGEPLLARLQTYLQPAAAPAAAAAVAPTAAAHTGYWRISLQLFSDALRFGNSPLHLIRCLRSLGTLEAVRTRHERVPALPELDPEACYLGFDILLRSDAKQAAIEDIFEFVRDDCELQVLAVDPHGDAANLELPLLVAEAAGHGHADDFANFGSPEPAAAPAAPVAAAAPAHAAPAAPAKAAAAAAAPAAARSEGGSIRVDADKLDRMIDLVGELIIAVASTGANAQRTGDTQLLESTSILAGLVEEVRESALQLRMVKIGATFSRFHRVVHDVARELGKDIVLVVNGEDTELDKSVVEKIADPLTHLVRNAMDHGIEPAELRQARGKPVRGTVRLNAFHDSGSVVIQISDDGGGLNRDRILAKALERGLIEPGRSLSDREVFALIFEPGFSTAEKVTNLSGRGVGMDVVKRNITALRGSVDISSQQDVGTTISVRLPLTLAIINGFQVGVGKSVFVVPLDVVEECVEFAPNYQSDYIDLRGGVLPYVRLRSLFGIAGAPPPRESIVVIRQGAQRFGLVVDTLLGEWQTVIKPLSKVFAGVKGISGSSILGSGGVALILDVPSLLSQVEPSTDALAA; translated from the coding sequence ATGAATCTCGCTAAGCTGCTGCAGACCTTCATCGCCGAGAGCCGCGAACTGCTCGAGGACATGGAACGCAACCTGCTGGAAGCCGAACGCGGCGAAGCCGGTCCGGACGCGGTCAACGCCATCTTCCGCGCCGCGCACACCATCAAGGGTTCCGGCGGACTGTTCGACCTGGCGCAACTGGTGGGCTTCACCCATGTCGTGGAAAGCGTGCTGGATCTGGTGCGCGAACACGTAGTGGCGCTGGATTCGGAGCTGATCCAGTTGATGCTGGCCTGTTGCGACCACATCCGCGCGCTGGTGGAAGCCGCGGCCGGCGCCAAGACCGACGCAGCGGTGCTCGCCGCCGAGGGCGAGCCGTTGCTGGCGCGCCTGCAGACCTACCTGCAACCGGCCGCCGCGCCGGCGGCCGCCGCCGCAGTCGCGCCCACCGCCGCGGCGCACACCGGCTACTGGCGGATCTCGCTGCAACTGTTCAGCGATGCGCTGCGCTTCGGCAACTCGCCGCTGCACCTGATCCGCTGCCTGCGCAGCCTGGGCACGCTGGAAGCGGTCCGCACCCGCCACGAGCGCGTGCCGGCGCTGCCGGAGCTGGATCCGGAAGCCTGTTATCTGGGCTTCGACATCCTGTTGCGCTCCGACGCGAAGCAGGCCGCGATCGAGGACATCTTCGAATTCGTCCGCGACGACTGCGAGCTGCAGGTGCTGGCGGTGGATCCGCACGGCGATGCCGCCAATCTGGAGCTGCCGCTGCTGGTGGCCGAGGCCGCCGGCCACGGCCACGCCGACGACTTCGCCAACTTCGGCAGCCCGGAACCGGCGGCTGCGCCGGCCGCGCCCGTTGCCGCGGCTGCCCCCGCGCACGCCGCTCCCGCCGCGCCGGCCAAGGCCGCAGCGGCCGCAGCGGCACCCGCCGCCGCGCGCAGCGAGGGCGGCTCGATCCGCGTCGATGCCGACAAGCTCGACCGCATGATCGACCTGGTCGGCGAACTGATCATCGCTGTCGCCAGCACCGGCGCCAACGCGCAGCGCACCGGCGACACGCAACTGCTCGAATCCACTTCGATCCTGGCCGGCCTGGTCGAGGAAGTGCGCGAGAGCGCGCTGCAGCTGCGCATGGTCAAGATCGGCGCCACCTTCAGCCGCTTCCATCGCGTGGTCCACGACGTGGCGCGCGAACTGGGCAAGGACATCGTGCTGGTGGTCAACGGCGAGGACACCGAGCTGGACAAGTCGGTGGTGGAAAAGATCGCCGATCCGCTGACCCACCTGGTGCGCAACGCGATGGACCACGGCATCGAGCCGGCCGAACTGCGCCAGGCGCGCGGCAAGCCGGTGCGCGGCACGGTGCGGCTCAACGCATTCCACGATTCGGGCAGCGTGGTCATCCAGATCAGCGACGACGGCGGCGGCCTGAACCGCGACCGGATCCTGGCCAAGGCGCTGGAGCGCGGCCTGATCGAGCCCGGCCGCAGCCTGTCCGACCGCGAGGTGTTCGCGCTGATCTTCGAGCCGGGCTTCTCCACCGCCGAGAAGGTCACCAACCTGTCCGGTCGCGGCGTCGGCATGGACGTGGTCAAGCGCAACATCACCGCGCTGCGCGGCAGCGTGGACATCAGCAGCCAGCAGGACGTGGGCACCACCATCTCGGTGCGGCTGCCGCTGACCCTGGCGATCATCAACGGCTTCCAGGTCGGCGTCGGCAAGTCGGTGTTCGTGGTGCCGCTGGACGTGGTCGAGGAATGCGTGGAGTTCGCGCCGAACTACCAGAGCGACTACATCGACCTGCGCGGCGGGGTGCTGCCGTACGTGCGCCTGCGTTCGCTGTTCGGCATCGCCGGCGCGCCGCCGCCGCGCGAGAGCATCGTGGTGATCCGCCAGGGCGCGCAGCGCTTCGGCCTGGTCGTGGACACGCTGCTGGGCGAATGGCAGACCGTGATCAAGCCGCTGTCCAAGGTGTTCGCCGGGGTCAAGGGCATCAGCGGGTCGAGCATCCTCGGCAGCGGCGGCGTCGCGCTGATCCTGGATGTGCCCTCGCTGCTGTCGCAAGTCGAACCTTCCACCGATGCGCTGGCGGCCTGA
- a CDS encoding STAS domain-containing protein gives MRSKLPDAPPPPLQLSLDGDMTIRRAGELKPLLLPALEHPGGLQLQLQAVTEIDATGIQLLLATQAALRALGRPFQFDGCSAPVTDALELLGLHDTLAPGASDTFH, from the coding sequence ATGCGCTCGAAACTCCCCGACGCCCCGCCCCCGCCGCTGCAACTGAGCCTGGACGGCGACATGACCATCCGCCGCGCCGGCGAACTGAAGCCGCTGCTGTTGCCGGCGCTGGAACACCCCGGCGGCCTGCAGTTGCAGTTGCAGGCGGTCACCGAAATCGACGCCACCGGCATCCAGCTGCTGCTCGCCACCCAGGCCGCGCTGCGCGCGCTGGGCCGGCCGTTCCAGTTCGACGGCTGCAGCGCGCCGGTCACCGACGCGCTCGAGCTGCTCGGCCTGCACGACACGCTCGCGCCCGGCGCCAGCGACACCTTCCACTGA